The Clostridiisalibacter paucivorans DSM 22131 genome has a segment encoding these proteins:
- a CDS encoding pyruvate, water dikinase regulatory protein, with translation MNKEMVIYVLSDSIGETAEQVAKAAVSQFALTSYEIRRFPYITDEEQILEVMQEAKQEKCLILFTIVVETLRNFLISKAREKGITAIDLMEPILDGVKSVVGFSPKREPGLIRKLDEKYFRKVEAVEFAVKYDDGKDTRGIRKADIVLIGVSRTSKTPLSMYLAHKNIKVANVPLIPEVPAPKELYDIDPKHIVGLTANPLKLNEIRQERLKALGLSNSANYASMDRILSEIEYAEELMKKLNCIVIDVSNKAVEETASIILEMIRNDEIG, from the coding sequence ATGAATAAAGAAATGGTTATTTATGTACTTTCGGACTCAATCGGAGAGACGGCAGAACAAGTAGCAAAGGCAGCAGTAAGTCAATTCGCATTAACTTCCTATGAAATTAGAAGATTTCCATACATAACAGATGAAGAACAAATATTAGAGGTAATGCAAGAGGCAAAACAAGAAAAATGCCTAATATTATTTACTATAGTAGTTGAGACGTTAAGGAATTTTTTGATTTCAAAAGCACGAGAAAAAGGAATTACCGCAATAGATCTTATGGAACCTATACTAGATGGAGTAAAATCTGTGGTTGGATTTAGTCCTAAAAGGGAGCCTGGTCTTATAAGAAAATTAGATGAAAAATATTTTAGAAAAGTAGAGGCAGTAGAGTTTGCAGTAAAATATGATGATGGTAAGGATACGCGGGGCATAAGAAAGGCTGATATAGTATTGATAGGTGTATCCAGAACATCAAAGACTCCTCTCAGTATGTATTTAGCCCATAAAAATATAAAGGTTGCAAATGTTCCACTGATTCCTGAAGTACCAGCACCTAAGGAGTTATATGATATAGATCCAAAACATATAGTTGGGCTTACAGCAAATCCTTTAAAACTGAATGAGATAAGACAGGAAAGGCTAAAGGCATTGGGACTTAGTAATAGTGCCAATTATGCCAGTATGGATAGAATATTAAGTGAAATCGAATATGCTGAAGAATTGATGAAAAAATTAAATTGCATAGTAATAGATGTTTCTAATAAGGCAGTGGAAGAGACAGCGAGCATAATATTGGAAATGATAAGAAATGATGAGATTGGATAA
- a CDS encoding helix-turn-helix transcriptional regulator, with product MITIQLSDRQKKIIDIVKNNEPITSESIANELNLTRATLRPDLAILTMSGILDARPKVGYFYSGKSNFNLFRDKVTSIKVSEIKSIPVIVDEETSVYDSIVNMFLEDVGTIFVITEGLLSGVVSRKDFLKSAIGGMDINKIPVGIIMTRMPNIVVCTQEETVLDAAIKLIEHEVDSLPVVEEVDIDNRKGYKVLGRISKTNITSLFVDFGVKG from the coding sequence GTGATAACCATCCAGTTAAGTGATAGGCAAAAAAAAATAATCGATATAGTTAAAAATAATGAACCTATAACTAGTGAGTCTATAGCAAATGAATTAAATCTTACTAGGGCTACATTAAGACCAGATTTAGCTATACTTACAATGTCAGGTATATTAGATGCAAGGCCTAAAGTAGGATACTTTTATTCTGGAAAGTCTAATTTCAATTTATTTAGGGACAAGGTTACCAGTATAAAAGTTTCGGAGATAAAGTCTATTCCAGTTATAGTCGACGAAGAGACATCTGTATATGATTCTATAGTAAATATGTTTTTAGAAGACGTGGGCACTATATTTGTAATAACTGAAGGACTTTTATCAGGAGTAGTATCTAGAAAAGATTTTTTAAAAAGTGCCATAGGTGGCATGGATATAAATAAAATTCCTGTGGGAATAATAATGACAAGAATGCCCAATATAGTTGTGTGTACACAAGAAGAAACTGTATTAGATGCTGCAATAAAACTTATAGAGCATGAAGTGGATAGTTTGCCTGTAGTGGAAGAAGTGGATATAGATAATAGAAAGGGATACAAAGTACTGGGGAGAATTTCTAAAACTAATATAACTAGCCTATTTGTAGATTTTGGGGTTAAAGGTTAA
- the glyS gene encoding glycine--tRNA ligase subunit beta — translation MKNKFLLEIGTEEIPFRFIDEALKQLQNNNEKMLRENRIEFGEVTVYATPRRLVLIVEDIGETQADLEETVKGPAKRIAYDKDGNPSKALLGFARGQGVDLDNIIIKEYKGEEYVYAHKFISGGSSIEILKVKLAEIIKSIGFPKPMKWGGKNLKFARPIRWIMAIFNDKIIPFDLEGIQASNVTRGHRFLGSSNIVIDNVNEYLSKLEENYVIVEDNKRRSMIKTGCDKLAKEKGGNVLEDEELLDELTYIVEYPTPLIGRIKEEYLSLPKEVITTPMKEHQRYYPVVDDNGNLMPYFIAVRNGDENYIDIVTKGNEKVLDARLEDAKFFYNEDTKKKLEDYIDGLKDIVFQKELGTVYDKSLRDGKLAENIARYLELGDETIKNIKRASYLAKGDLVTKMVNEFTELQGIMGREYALKSGENHIVSTAIFEHYLPRFSGDSLPTTTSGAILGIADKIDTISGCFAIGLQPTGSQDPYGLRRQSLGIINIILDKNLTLPLSKLIDLSLDVYRELEFEFDYGKVKENILSFFKGRMKNMFIDMGIRYDVIDAVINTIDDVSDILLRANELNKWLEKEELGEILAAFNRVITMANKAENDDIDPSLLSEEKEKELYRKYDELKDVVKLLVKDKEYDKALDTLIELRQPIDEFFDNVMVMTDDKDIKNNRLALIKSISDMMLTICDLSRIVYSY, via the coding sequence ATGAAAAATAAATTTTTATTGGAGATAGGAACTGAGGAAATTCCTTTTAGATTTATAGATGAGGCATTGAAACAACTTCAAAATAATAATGAAAAAATGTTAAGGGAAAACCGTATAGAATTTGGGGAAGTAACTGTATATGCTACGCCTAGAAGACTTGTACTCATAGTAGAAGATATAGGAGAAACTCAGGCTGATTTAGAAGAGACAGTTAAAGGGCCTGCTAAAAGAATTGCATATGATAAAGACGGCAATCCTTCAAAGGCATTATTGGGATTTGCTAGAGGTCAGGGAGTAGATTTAGATAATATAATTATTAAAGAATATAAAGGTGAAGAGTATGTATATGCACATAAATTTATTTCTGGTGGAAGCAGTATAGAAATCTTAAAAGTGAAATTAGCAGAAATAATTAAATCCATAGGATTTCCCAAGCCTATGAAATGGGGAGGAAAAAATTTAAAGTTTGCTAGACCCATAAGATGGATTATGGCAATATTTAATGATAAAATAATTCCATTTGATTTAGAGGGTATACAGGCCTCTAATGTAACTAGAGGACATAGATTTTTAGGTTCTTCTAACATTGTTATAGACAATGTTAATGAATATCTATCTAAATTAGAGGAAAACTATGTTATTGTTGAAGATAATAAAAGAAGAAGTATGATAAAGACAGGTTGTGACAAATTAGCAAAAGAAAAAGGCGGAAATGTACTTGAAGATGAGGAATTGTTGGATGAGCTTACATACATAGTTGAATATCCAACTCCTCTCATAGGAAGAATAAAAGAAGAATATCTTTCTTTGCCTAAAGAGGTAATAACAACACCTATGAAGGAACATCAGAGGTACTATCCAGTAGTTGATGATAATGGGAATCTAATGCCATATTTTATAGCTGTAAGAAATGGGGATGAAAACTACATTGATATAGTAACAAAAGGTAATGAAAAGGTATTAGATGCTAGGTTAGAAGATGCTAAATTCTTTTACAATGAGGATACAAAGAAAAAACTTGAGGATTATATTGATGGATTAAAGGATATAGTCTTTCAAAAAGAATTGGGTACAGTATATGATAAATCATTGAGAGATGGAAAATTAGCTGAGAATATAGCAAGATATTTGGAATTAGGAGATGAAACTATAAAAAATATTAAAAGGGCATCATACCTAGCTAAAGGGGACCTTGTAACTAAAATGGTAAATGAATTTACAGAATTACAAGGAATTATGGGTAGAGAATATGCATTGAAATCTGGGGAAAATCATATAGTAAGTACAGCTATATTTGAACACTATTTACCTAGATTTTCTGGAGATAGTCTTCCAACAACTACATCAGGGGCTATTTTGGGTATAGCAGATAAAATAGATACTATATCAGGATGTTTTGCAATAGGATTACAGCCTACAGGCTCTCAAGATCCTTATGGTCTGAGAAGACAGTCTTTAGGTATTATAAATATAATACTCGATAAAAATTTAACATTGCCTTTATCTAAACTTATAGACCTTAGTTTAGATGTATATAGAGAACTAGAATTTGAGTTTGATTATGGAAAAGTAAAAGAGAATATATTGTCCTTCTTTAAAGGAAGAATGAAGAATATGTTTATAGATATGGGAATAAGATATGACGTAATAGACGCAGTTATAAATACCATAGATGATGTGTCGGATATTCTCTTGAGAGCCAATGAGTTGAATAAATGGCTTGAAAAAGAGGAATTAGGTGAAATACTTGCAGCATTTAACCGAGTAATTACAATGGCTAATAAGGCTGAAAACGATGATATAGATCCATCGCTGTTGTCAGAAGAAAAGGAAAAAGAATTATATAGAAAATATGATGAATTAAAAGATGTAGTTAAACTTTTAGTAAAAGATAAAGAATATGATAAGGCATTGGATACATTGATTGAATTAAGGCAACCTATAGATGAATTTTTTGACAATGTAATGGTTATGACTGATGATAAAGATATAAAAAATAATAGGTTAGCATTGATAAAGTCTATTTCAGATATGATGTTAACTATATGTGATTTATCAAGGATAGTTTATAGTTATTAG
- the glyQ gene encoding glycine--tRNA ligase subunit alpha has protein sequence MYFQELIMKLQKYWGEKGCVVMQPYDVEKGAGTMNPNTFLRAVGPEPWKVVYVEPSRRPADARYGENPNRVYQHHQMQVILKPSPEDVQELYLDSLKAIGIDPIKHDIRFVEDNWEAPTLGAWGLGWEVWLDGMEITQFTYFQQVGGINCDLESAELTYGLERIAMYLQDVNNIFDIEWVEGIKYGEIFRQAEYEHSVYSFEEADSKVLFDLFATYESQANRLIKRGLVYPAYDFVLKCSHTFNVLDAKGAISVNERTGYIGKVRNLAKAIASKYIETREEMGFPLLKGVNIDEK, from the coding sequence ATGTATTTTCAGGAATTAATTATGAAGTTACAAAAATATTGGGGAGAAAAGGGATGTGTAGTAATGCAACCCTATGATGTAGAAAAAGGAGCGGGAACTATGAATCCCAATACTTTTCTAAGAGCTGTAGGACCAGAACCTTGGAAAGTTGTCTATGTTGAGCCTTCGAGGAGACCAGCAGATGCAAGGTATGGAGAAAATCCCAATAGGGTTTATCAGCATCATCAAATGCAAGTAATACTTAAACCATCACCAGAAGATGTACAAGAGTTATATTTAGATAGTCTTAAGGCTATAGGAATAGACCCTATTAAACATGATATAAGATTTGTAGAGGATAATTGGGAGGCTCCCACACTTGGTGCATGGGGTCTAGGATGGGAAGTTTGGCTAGATGGTATGGAAATTACACAATTTACTTATTTTCAACAAGTAGGTGGCATAAATTGTGATTTAGAATCAGCAGAACTTACCTATGGATTGGAAAGAATAGCTATGTATCTACAGGATGTAAACAATATCTTCGATATAGAGTGGGTTGAAGGAATAAAATATGGAGAGATATTTAGACAAGCAGAGTATGAGCATTCCGTATATAGCTTTGAAGAAGCAGACTCAAAGGTACTATTTGATCTCTTTGCCACTTATGAGTCTCAAGCAAATAGGCTTATAAAACGAGGACTTGTATATCCTGCATATGATTTTGTCCTTAAATGTTCTCATACATTTAATGTTTTAGATGCTAAGGGTGCTATAAGCGTAAATGAAAGAACCGGTTATATAGGAAAAGTTAGAAATCTAGCTAAAGCTATAGCATCTAAATATATAGAAACTCGTGAAGAAATGGGTTTCCCACTTTTGAAGGGAGTGAATATAGATGAAAAATAA
- a CDS encoding DUF4342 domain-containing protein, producing the protein MGIRLEDIDTIRERSGIGYKEAKELLEKYDGDVVEALIELENREKSWSQNITGKGDEIVDKIKQYVRKGNVTKITLKKDDEIIMNVPVTAGAIGAIISPPITAIGVAAALMTKCSIEIVKEDGEIVNINKMAGKTIEKVRNVTKRKSENSYTEVEDEEFYEDEDI; encoded by the coding sequence ATGGGAATAAGACTTGAAGACATTGATACTATAAGGGAAAGGTCAGGAATAGGCTATAAAGAGGCCAAGGAGCTTTTGGAAAAATATGATGGAGATGTTGTAGAGGCATTGATTGAATTAGAAAATAGAGAGAAGTCATGGTCTCAAAATATAACTGGAAAAGGAGACGAAATAGTAGATAAGATAAAGCAATATGTTAGAAAGGGCAATGTAACAAAAATAACCCTTAAAAAAGATGATGAAATAATAATGAATGTTCCAGTAACAGCAGGTGCAATAGGTGCTATAATTTCACCACCTATAACAGCAATAGGTGTTGCAGCAGCACTTATGACAAAATGTAGTATAGAGATAGTTAAAGAAGATGGTGAAATAGTTAACATAAATAAGATGGCAGGAAAAACAATAGAAAAGGTACGAAATGTCACAAAAAGAAAAAGTGAGAATAGCTATACAGAGGTAGAAGATGAGGAGTTTTATGAAGATGAAGATATTTAA
- the recO gene encoding DNA repair protein RecO, with protein sequence MLINTQGIVLRETKFNDLDKILTILTKKNGKVQSIAKGSRRPKSRLMPSTNVFCYSDLILYKGRNFYHMNQGDIINSFYSLRNDLEKLAYASYIVELVDFGMPELEQNDKVFNLLLKTLLVLSHMEKDYLKLVYAFEIKYISFIGYRPQLDSCVNCGTNIEEFLGFSVLSGGVLCKNCINGDKSVRNISNNIQQKLKVLLYIKLDCLEEISLTVEEEKSIGDILHSYIIAHIDKRIFNSLKVLKAIK encoded by the coding sequence ATGTTAATAAACACTCAAGGGATAGTTCTTAGGGAAACTAAATTTAATGATTTAGATAAAATACTTACTATACTGACTAAAAAAAATGGGAAAGTACAATCAATAGCAAAGGGATCAAGAAGGCCTAAAAGCAGACTTATGCCTAGTACCAATGTGTTTTGTTATAGCGATTTGATTTTGTATAAAGGTAGAAATTTTTATCATATGAATCAAGGAGACATAATAAATTCTTTTTATAGTTTAAGGAATGACTTGGAAAAGCTTGCATATGCCAGTTATATAGTAGAGCTAGTAGACTTTGGAATGCCTGAATTAGAGCAAAATGATAAAGTGTTTAATTTATTATTAAAAACTTTATTGGTGCTTTCTCATATGGAAAAAGACTATTTAAAGTTAGTTTATGCCTTTGAAATTAAGTATATAAGTTTTATTGGATACAGACCTCAGTTGGATAGTTGTGTAAATTGTGGAACTAATATAGAAGAGTTTTTAGGATTTAGTGTTTTATCAGGTGGTGTATTATGTAAAAACTGTATAAATGGAGATAAATCTGTGAGAAATATATCTAACAACATACAACAGAAATTAAAGGTATTATTATATATTAAGTTAGATTGTTTGGAAGAAATTAGTCTTACTGTTGAGGAAGAAAAAAGTATAGGAGATATATTGCATAGTTATATAATAGCTCATATAGATAAAAGGATTTTTAATTCTTTAAAGGTGTTAAAAGCGATAAAATGA
- a CDS encoding YqzL family protein — protein MLLDEMWNIFKATGKIEAYLYYRDSRKKCKSKNRDNKGKVVSGI, from the coding sequence ATGTTATTAGATGAAATGTGGAATATATTTAAAGCAACTGGAAAAATTGAAGCATATCTTTACTATAGGGATAGCAGGAAAAAGTGCAAATCAAAAAATAGAGATAATAAAGGCAAAGTGGTTTCAGGTATATAG
- the era gene encoding GTPase Era, whose translation MSYKSGFVTIVGRPNVGKSTLINKIIGEKIAIMSNKPQTTRNKIQCVYTEDDFQIVFLDTPGIHKPKNKLGKYMTNVAWDALKEVDVIIFMTDEDSSVGKGDDYIINQLAHINTPKVLVLNKIDRLKKDKIVDIVKQFEAYNVFDNIVPISSLNGKNINNLIEVLKEIIPEGPQYFPKDMITDQPERLIIGEIIREKALHYLDQEIPHGIAVDINKIEKRKDGEIIDILATIYCERDSHKGIIIGKNGRKLKGIGKSARIDIERLLGSKIYLDLWVKVSKNWRDKENIVKRMGYK comes from the coding sequence ATGAGTTATAAATCAGGATTTGTAACAATAGTTGGACGACCAAATGTAGGTAAATCAACATTAATAAATAAAATAATAGGTGAAAAAATAGCTATAATGTCTAATAAACCTCAAACTACTAGGAATAAGATTCAATGTGTATATACAGAAGATGACTTTCAGATAGTTTTTTTAGATACTCCAGGTATACATAAACCTAAAAATAAATTGGGTAAGTATATGACAAATGTAGCATGGGATGCGCTAAAAGAAGTAGATGTAATTATATTTATGACTGATGAGGATAGTTCTGTAGGCAAGGGAGATGACTATATAATAAATCAGTTAGCCCATATAAATACGCCTAAGGTATTGGTGTTAAATAAAATAGATAGATTGAAGAAAGACAAAATAGTGGATATAGTAAAACAATTTGAAGCATATAATGTATTTGATAATATAGTGCCAATATCATCTTTGAATGGTAAAAATATAAATAATCTTATAGAAGTATTGAAAGAAATAATTCCTGAAGGACCTCAATATTTTCCAAAAGATATGATAACTGATCAACCAGAAAGGCTCATAATAGGAGAAATAATCAGAGAGAAGGCATTGCATTATTTAGATCAAGAGATACCTCACGGCATAGCTGTAGATATAAATAAGATAGAAAAAAGGAAAGACGGTGAAATAATAGATATTTTAGCTACTATATATTGTGAGAGAGATTCTCATAAAGGTATAATAATAGGTAAAAATGGTAGAAAACTTAAAGGAATTGGAAAAAGTGCCAGAATTGATATAGAAAGATTATTGGGAAGCAAAATTTATTTAGATTTATGGGTTAAAGTTAGTAAAAATTGGAGAGATAAAGAAAATATAGTAAAGAGAATGGGATATAAATAA
- a CDS encoding cytidine deaminase yields MNKKKLINMAIKARKNAYVPYSRFHVGAALITKSGKIYTGCNIESASYTPTNCAERTAIFKAVSEGHRDIETIVIIGDSEFTYPCGVCRQVMREFNKNMHVIIAKDENNFKEYTLEELLPNSFGPEDLKNKEERCNEL; encoded by the coding sequence ATGAACAAAAAAAAACTTATAAATATGGCTATAAAGGCAAGAAAAAATGCCTATGTCCCTTATTCTAGATTTCATGTAGGAGCAGCATTAATTACAAAATCAGGAAAGATATATACAGGATGTAATATAGAATCAGCTTCTTATACCCCTACTAATTGTGCAGAGAGAACTGCAATATTTAAAGCTGTGTCAGAGGGTCATAGAGACATAGAAACTATAGTTATAATAGGAGATTCTGAATTCACATATCCTTGTGGAGTGTGTAGACAAGTAATGAGGGAATTTAACAAGAATATGCATGTAATAATTGCTAAAGATGAGAACAATTTTAAAGAATATACTTTGGAGGAACTTCTACCCAATAGTTTTGGGCCTGAAGACTTGAAAAATAAAGAGGAGAGATGTAATGAGTTATAA
- a CDS encoding DUF3048 domain-containing protein, with protein MKKNVMLLLILCFILALSGCKSSKPVNNEENKKEDAIEKPKLPEEEEEEPIIEKEGVPSPLSGIYAPEEIVNRRPVAVMFDNHKGARWQAGLNQAEIIYEFLAEGKITRYMGLYLINDPDLIGPIRSARPYFITASLEYDAVYVHDGGSPQAKLDVKRLGIPDISAQSTGKYVFWRSAGKSNKRPPHNEYSSVKRVRETQEQRGYKPTGDYQPFKFNEDFKKIDGEEAKVININYFSNNKTKYVYDEENKEYKRYKDGKLHIDETDETPITAKNIIIQRAKTRIIDSEGRLSISLVGQGKGIYITGGKSIPVKWKKDSRRSKTLFYDELGEEIVLNPGVTWIQVVKTDTDINIEQGD; from the coding sequence ATGAAAAAAAATGTAATGTTGTTATTAATTTTATGTTTTATATTGGCACTTTCAGGTTGTAAAAGTTCTAAACCAGTAAACAATGAAGAAAATAAAAAAGAAGATGCTATAGAAAAACCTAAATTGCCTGAAGAGGAGGAAGAAGAACCAATAATAGAAAAAGAAGGCGTACCTTCTCCATTAAGTGGAATTTATGCACCAGAAGAAATAGTAAATAGAAGACCTGTTGCGGTTATGTTTGATAACCATAAGGGGGCAAGATGGCAAGCAGGATTAAATCAGGCTGAGATTATATATGAATTTTTAGCAGAAGGAAAGATAACTAGATATATGGGATTATATTTAATAAATGATCCAGATTTAATTGGTCCCATAAGAAGTGCTAGACCTTATTTTATAACTGCTTCCTTGGAATATGATGCTGTATATGTACATGATGGAGGTAGCCCACAGGCTAAATTAGATGTAAAAAGACTTGGTATACCAGATATAAGTGCCCAATCTACAGGCAAATATGTATTTTGGAGGTCGGCTGGAAAGAGTAATAAAAGGCCCCCCCATAATGAATATTCCAGTGTGAAAAGGGTAAGGGAGACCCAAGAACAAAGGGGATATAAACCAACAGGAGATTATCAGCCTTTTAAATTTAATGAAGATTTCAAAAAAATAGATGGAGAAGAGGCTAAGGTAATAAATATAAATTATTTTTCAAATAATAAGACAAAATATGTATATGACGAAGAAAATAAGGAATACAAAAGATACAAAGATGGCAAGCTACATATAGATGAAACTGATGAAACACCTATAACGGCAAAAAATATAATTATTCAAAGAGCCAAAACTAGAATAATAGATAGTGAAGGAAGACTGTCTATTAGTTTAGTTGGTCAAGGAAAGGGTATATATATAACTGGTGGAAAGTCTATACCAGTGAAATGGAAAAAAGACAGTAGAAGGTCAAAGACATTATTTTATGATGAATTAGGAGAAGAAATAGTCTTAAATCCTGGAGTTACATGGATACAAGTGGTAAAAACAGATACAGATATTAATATAGAGCAGGGTGATTAA